CAGCTGTGCATTTGTGAGTCAGATTTCCTCCTGAAGGCCGTGTCCGTGGTGCCCTGCGCGCTCGGGCTGAGCGGGGCTGGCTGCTCATCCATCGCAGCCTGGCCGGGCGCCACCGCAGCGCTGCTGCCTGGCCGGAGGGCTCGCAGCAGTTGCATAACGCGCTGCAGCACCGACACACAGCGGGGCTCTGCCCgctcctgcctcctccagcccGCAGCCAGTGCTTGGAAAAACCTCTGGAGACAAGCGTGGCTAAAGCAGGGAGCGGATACCTCGCTgagagggctgggctgggggtcaGGGACAAGAGTAAGGAAAAAACATCAAGTCGTATGATGGCTGTTGGAGATAAGCAGCCTCTGACCTGTGAACTGCTTTTAGAAGGAAAGCCTATTTTCCCTGCCCTGCGGTTTTTGCATGTGTTTCTCATTACTTTTATCTCAGAATCATTCCCGTACATTGAATTATTGATGTGGGGTCACATGTGTTTCTCCAGGAATTGCTTTCTTTAACCAGTGATCCCTCCTGAATTTTTTAGACAATCTGTTAGGCTCTGAAATCAAACAAAGTTGGTGGTTTCTGATTTCAGGGTTGAATTAGATTCGACTTTGAAAAGGCTTTGAGGGAAGAGGAGACATATGATAATGTCCTTCTCCATATTAGGATCCTCCTTCTTCTGGTTCTTTTGGTGCTTCTTTTGgtttgcttctatttttttaacatctcaCAAAGATCAAGTGTCTGATTTAGCATCAGTGGAACTTGAGCATATTCCTAATGTTGAGCACATGCTTAAATCCACTGTTGAATTCAAGCCCTATAGACCTGGAGGCATAAGTACAAAAATATCTgggaaatgcttttcttttccctcagaTGCACCCTTCTTTCAACATACAAAATTAAGAATTCAGCATTTTGAACTGCTGCTGGAGGCGAGTTGGTCATTTCCTGCCGGGAGGGAGGCTTGATCTTTCAAAGATGGGAAGagagtttgtgtgtgtgtgtctgtgtgtgtgtgtgttttgcagATGTTCAGGCCTTGATTCAGCAAAGTCTCTCAGCAGTGTCTGACGGGGGGATAGTGCTGAGTCTGGtaaagctgctgctccagagctgagtGTGTGCGCGTTTGCCTGACTGCTCAGCAGAGAAAGTTTCTTTTCTCAGTTTCCATCGCTTCTGCTCATGGTGGAAGTTGGCAACGACCCTGCACAAATCCCAAACCACTTCTGGCAAAGAAGCTGCTGTCTCTCTGGCAATGTTAACATTCAGGGATTGCTCGTGTCTGCAGCGTTTCTGCAGCATGGACCagaggaggatggagcaggcGGTGGGGGTCACCCCTTGTCAGGGGCTGCACGGGGGCTTGGCTGAGCCCACCAGGGCTCAGCAAGGGAAACTCTCTGTGGCCTtacagccctgggctggccctTGTAGGGACCCTGTTGGGCATTGTTGGGGGCTAGGTTTCCAGCCCCTGTGTAGCCACTTTGTGAATAGCAGACAGAGGGCttggtgctgccagcacaggtccctcagctctctggggacttcccagcagggaggaagcTGGTGGCTTTGTGCCCAGCTTGTTATGGTGCAGAGTGTTGTGCTAGGTTGATTCCTACCCAAACTCCTCAAAAATGTATTCAGAGGTGTGGGGGAAGGAAACAGAGACTTTTTTTGCACCCACACCTTTTTCTGCAGTGCAGTTTTGATTCAGGCAAAAGAGAGCCCAGTTCCTGCAGTGGGATTTGCATGTGTGTTGTACACTGAGACAGCTGAAGCTGTGAGCAAAAAGCACGCATAAATAAAGGCTTCCTCCCTGTGCTTTATATAATCAGAGTGGGTGATGTCAttgggagctggagaggagagcaggctGTGAAATTACAGCCCTCTGCAGCCAGACAGAGCCAAGTGCAAGGGGGGGCTgcacagagcaagagccaggcTCCCCTCTGATACAGGCTCAGGACAGAGGACCttggaggggagctgggggtaGAAGTAGATAATCCTGATACAGTCAGATAATCCAAATACAGTCAGAAGCTCTTGCACAGGCgcaaagggaaagcagggagaacAGCAGGTGCCTagtgagcagcactggggctgccaTTTCAAGGGCCAGCACTCCCTTCCTCCATATGCAGTCTTCTACAGCTTATGGATCTGCTGGAAGGGCTatggggctgctgggctttTTCATCCTTCTTCTGCTTCAGTCTCCTGGCCTattgcagctcctggcagagaaGAGAGGGCATCCTTGCTCTGCTTGCCCTCCACATCCCAGAGGAACTTGCTTCTAGTCTCTTCCTGGCCCCACACAGGCAAAGAAGCACAAACAGAGGGGCTCTGTCCTAGCCAGAGTGGCCAGGTGAAACAAGATAAAGGGTGATCCTCAGCTCTTTGGGACAGGACTTGTGTTTGGCTCTGGGTTTCTGAAACCTCTCAggtgttttcctcctttttggCCATTCTGATGCCCCCCCAACATGGGAGTCTCAAACAGGAGTTTTCCCTCTCATCAGGCTGAGCAGGAAGAGGGGACCAGGCTCAGCCCTTGGGAAAGTGGAGAGCCCCTTTCTTTCAAATCTTTTACAGATTTCTCTTTCAACACATGAAGCATCTACAATGTGCTCAGTATGCCGCTGTGAGAGCCTGATTTATTCCCACTTtggcaggaggaagggctgcagcttttcccatCTCCCCTGCAGCTAGCATGCAAAAGCTTCGGCCTCTGCTGAAACTGGAATTCTCCTTCTGTCATCCTCTGTCTTCCTGAGGATCAAGAGAGCAAGAGGCAGCAGCCCTTTGCACCAAGCCTGCCTTGTTTCTCTGTTATATAACAATATGGGCTTTTAGACTTGTTTTTCTAGATATTGGCAGATGCGTCAAATATTGGCATAATCCAGTGGTTTACATGGAAAGCCGTCTGGCTCTGTCTGGAGGCTGCACAATGCTGCTATTTTCATTGAAAACAAGAGCTTGCAGCATTGTCAAAGCCACATTGCAGCAGAGTCCAGGTAAACAAGGGGAAAAGGCACTCACATCATGGCCTGACCTGGGGAATTacagctgcccaggggcagctccaggactTGATAAAAAAGATTAATGGCTTTGCAATTGCTTTCTCTCTGAAATGGTCTTTTAACTAAGTCTTCTGTGATGGTTTTCAAAGAATCACAAAGTCATTTCAGTGGAAAAGACTTTCAAGACCATTGAGTTCAACCTTTGACCGATCACCATTTTGTCAGCTAGACCATAGCCCTCTGTGCAACATCTAGTTCAGTGAGCAGTGACTccatctgctcccagggctctggagTTTTATTTCTGATGCACCCACCAGTCTGTCAGACCTGCAGTGTGTGCTCTGCAGTTTAAGAACCCATCTTGGTCCACTGGGGCTGTTGGAAGTTGAGGTCAGGGACTATGATTGggttagattttaaaaataaaaaagtaaggAAGGTATTGAATGCTGCAGAGGGGTGACAGCTGGGGAAGTTGTTTAGTTGGATCTCTGAAGGAAAGCAACGTGCTCACATGCCAGGACAGCTTGCAGGCTTGTTtgctccttcccatcccagtgTGGCTCAGCGTGGAGTgcaaaataaagggaaaatccAGTGGCAGCACAGAAGTACCAGCTTTGGTCAGACCTCTTCAAAACCTGCCTTAGCTCAGCCAACACCACCTGCCCCTGCAGTGTGCTTCCAGCCCGAGTCGTGCTGTGTGCCGTTGGGAGCTTATCAGCTCACACCACACTTGTACCCCAGGCAGGTGGCCCCTCCTGATGCCTGGTGTGCTGGCACAAGCCATCACCCCTGCTGCAGGCCACAGCCTTTGGCtagcagccagcagagccaggtgcAGGAGTGGCTTCTCTGAAAATGGTCTGCATGAGCCTGGGACAAGCAGTAACCTTCTTCACTCCACTGTGATCCTGGGGCACAATGGGAAGGTTTTCAGGTGTCTGGGGTTTTATTACATGGCTGGACCTTTGCCTGTAGCTTTCAGGTGCTTAACAGGGTTGATCTTGTTCAGTCTGCACACAACCCAGCTTTTGACGTGGCAGATCAGTGCCACCCTTGATCGCTGTCTCAGCAATCCAGCCAGTGCTTGCTCCTGCCTGAAGCTGATCTCTGGTTCCAGGAATTGCAGTTCCTGGTGCAGCACCTTCCCAGTTCCTGGTAAAACACAGTGCTGAGAATCAGCTCAAAGCTCAGGCTGTAGATGTGTTGtccatttctttctgcattcaAGAGTGGACTGTGATGTCTTTGTTACTGGTTGGATGTTGATTCCCCAAACTTTTGTTACTGTTACacaaataatttgattttcaccatgggctgggagctgcctccaGGTCTGTGGTACCTGCCTGTAGCAGATGCTGTGTAGCAGTCTGCTGTTAGGTGGAGCCCCAGATCTGGGCTCTGCTTGATCAGTGTGTTTAACTTGGGCAGATCTGTAGGTGAAGTGTGTGGCTGGAGCTGATACTTGTGCTGTGAGGAGACACATCCTGCTCCATGCTGCAGCTTAGTGGCTGtgctctgacagctctgaaTCAGTGACTTGCCTGTGTGGCCATTCAGAAAGTCTGTGCCATATCCAAAAATTGGTTTCAAACCCCTCTTTGACCACAAGATTCATTTCTGTGCAAGAAGTCAGTGTCCAGGGTCCTAAGAGATGACGCGAACTGTAGTGCCACTGTGAACCAGCAATACTTTTTCATTGCTTCCCCTTTTGGTCATCATGGGACACAGGCAAAACACCTGTAGTGGGTGCACACTCCTGACCAAGCTCTGTGTTGAAAACTGGctttcaggtaaaaaaaaatcccccccatGTCAACCATATGAGTTTAATGACAGTGGGGTTTGCCCTAGAGCAACTTAAGAAGTAGGAGATGAGATTGATGTGATTACTGTTctttcagtttgatttttggATTATGAtttccctttccccaccccTGTATTTGTTAATGTTTAATGGAAAACATGCTTTCTTCAAGGCTCTTGCTGGTAATATGCAGCCCTGTGACTGTTATTGAAACAGAATGATGAACCCTTCGTAAAGAGATTTATGGTAGAAACTGTGAGGAGCTCACTTCTACAGCACGGCCAGTGAACACTCCCCTGTGCTGACAGTTCATCAGCAAAACCCCTGACCCTTCCACCCTTAATCATCCTTGCTTGTCACTGACATAATTGCCTGATTACAGACTCCTCTCCCCCACCCCTTTCAAACTGGGTGCAATAGtgcatttgaaaaacaaatggaaatgaaCTGTccatgctctttttttctttcttttttttttccttcccctgcatTGAGATGGATCAGGCTAAGATTCAGTTTCTTTGTGcatgagcaggggctgggatagGCTTTCAGGAGTCTTTTGCACTGGTGTTTCTTGTATGTGAATGGTAAAGCTGATGTCATTGTGTTATTGATTGGGATGACAACTTTGGACATAAATCATTAATGtctgggaaagagagagggaggggaaaaaggcaaCACACACTAGATAGTTTTCCATAAATCTGCTGTTCATCCCTGCATATGTGCTCCAGAGGAAGAGACAGTGGGAacagttttcctctgcagcctgaggaCGATGTGGGTTGTCACTGCTGCCTGAACCATTTACTCCAGAACATGTTGCCATGTACTGCAGAAAATGGATCATATCACCAGCAGTGCTGTTGTGCTGGAGCCTGTCTTTGTAGCCAAGGTCAGAAGTCTGCCTGGGGGAAGGTCTTGGGTTCTCTCATTCCCACAGACCTTGCACccccagcagcatttcagacCTGGGCCCAGGAAGGAGAAAGAGTGCAGTTCTTGGGAACTACTATCCCTGTCACTCCTTGAATTGCCAGGGATTGTTTCAATGTTTTGAATTGACCATTTTTCCATTGATGGTCTTAATTTCATGCAAAAAGAAGGTGTTCGGGTCAGTTCATAGCAAATGTCCCTGAGCTAGCAATGGACAAGCATGCAGGGGGTAGCAGTCATTCAAAACTGCTTTCACAAAAGTTCTTCTCAGCAAAAGAGACAGCAAATAGCTCAGAGAGAGTGGAAATCCATGAGATACTTGTACCATTTTCTTCTGTGCCTTTGCCCCTGCACAAAGTTCATCCAGATGGGTCAGATTATCTGTTCagacagcaagaaaataaacagtgtCTGTCAGAGGTTAGCAATAATGAAAGTATTGGTGAGCAGCTGATGTTTGAAGCGTAAATAGTTCAGCGACAGTCTGTGCTGGTACCTGAGGGGAATCTTGTCATGCCTGGAAACAGGGAAGCCTGAAAACTGCCTCATAGGGGGGCAGCAATAAAAGAAGTGACATTCCCTTGCAGAAAGCATGGCTCTGATCCTCCTGTTCTCCCCTTGCAGCCGAGCTCACCTCCGCCTGTGTCTAGAACGCTTAAAAGTTCTGATACCGCTCGGACCAGACTGCACCCGGCACACCACGCTTGGGCTGCTCAACAAAGCCAAAGCACATATCAAGGTAagagctgcctttccctgctgctttcagcGTGGGCTCTTGGGAAGTGCAGTGCAATTGTCATCCTTGCTGCCTAGAGCTAACTCTGTTGAAGGAAACGTGGCACtgttaaaaagtaaataaataaataaaaagagcaaGCAAGCCTTGCCCCCTTGGTTAGCCATTTATTATTGCCACAAGCCACATTGTTGGAAGAGTCCATAATGAACTCCTTAAGTACAAAAATGATGAATTTGAAGAGCAAAGATCTTGTTCTGTATTGTGATCATTTGTTGACAGCTGTatctctttaaagaaaaacataccTACTGCTGAGTGACTGCATTTTGAtgggaaatgcagctttttttctggTGTGCTACTGAGTTTCCACTGCCGAAGCATAAGCACAAACCACAAGAGTGTGAGACAGGTTTGGCTTGCTGGAGTTCCATGTGTGAACCTTCCAGCTAGCCTAGCTCTTCCAGCTCCACTTTTGGCAAAGAgagatgtgaaaagaaaatgcagcattgTCAGTATCTGGGAGAGGCTGAAATACTTCGTTGCAGGTCAGGATGTAGAGAGGGAAGATGGGTGATGAGGGAGGAAAAGTACTGCCAAAGGGACAGAGTTAGCCTGAAATGACTCCTCCTTATGCAATGTGCTTGTCGTAGGAAACAAAGAACAGTGCCCTGGTAGATTTCCCAGCTGTGATCAAAGAAATCTGTAGTAGGTTATGTAAATCACTCACTGAATAGAAAACTGTTTCTGAGAAATCCTTCTAAACCATGCAGTAAAGAACACAGAAGTCCCGGGCCACGTTTTTATGTTGGAGCAGCTCGTAACAAACCCTGGAGTGGATTGGTTTGGGGGTGTGAGGCCCCTCCGTGGGCACAGGCGGTAATGCAGGTGTCTGGTCCCGGGTGGGATGACCCACAGACTGCTGCCATTCACAGCGTGTCCCCTGGAGAGGCTCAGTCCTCAGAGTCTCTTCGTACTAATGGGTATGATTTATCAGGAGCTGAGAGGTGGAAAGATGTGGGGAGAAGGCATTGTGCTTGGAGACTGCGAGGCAGCTTGGTTCAGGGCACTTGAACTTGAATCCGTCTGGGACTGGGAAGGTCTAAGCAAGACAGGTGGCAGGGCAGTGgaggtgggagggaaggagaaaaggataAAAGCAATTACTGAGTTATATTTGATCATCTCAGAAACTTGAAGAGGCTGAGAGGAGAAGCCAACACCAGCTTGAGAACCTGGAACGAGAACAAAGATTCCTAAAGAGAAGACTGGAACAGCTACAGGGTCCTCAGGAGATAGAGCGAATACGAATGGACAGCATTGGATCTACCATTTCCTCGGATCACTCGGACTCGGAGCGAGGTGGGTGTTGCTGAACCAGCACGGAATTGCCAGGACTCTGAAGTGAGAGAATGAGATTCATCCATTTCTTCTCTCTCAGCTTCCCCTTCTCATGGCCTTTGGTGTTTAGGTTGCTGATTCTGCTCACACACaggcacatacacacacatacatatggAGAGTTTAGTATTTTGCATTAATTCTAAGTCTGGAAGAATTGTTGTTGCTGTCAACTTGAACTGATTTCCATGGCATTGAAAGAGATGGTAAAGTTGAGATGCTCATTGTGATTTTTGGTCTGCTGAATCTCTTGGcaacaaaaagaggaaaatgtaagATATCAATAAAACTGGAACCAATGTTTCACACACCtaccccccagcccccccaccAAACTTCCCATTGAGCTCACCTCTTCAGTCAAAACTGGCTAGATCTATCTGAATGGCTAACTGAATTAAGATaacttcctttttaaatatatcCCTGCAGTGGACAGACCATTAGGCACAATAGATGGTTTGATATTTACTGACAGACCAGAAGATGATGGATAGTTTGGCTATGAATCTgtagtttaaaacaaaaatcctttGGAAAATTCCTGAACAATATGGGAACCAAGATACCTGGTTAATTAGATCTTTGCTTTTTAAGTCTTTCTTAAAAACAAGATGTCTGTTCCAAAATCCACTGAGCATGTTTGAGAGTAACCCAGATTCCCATGGTGTAATGCATTGTAATTGTGTGTGGTCCTGGCTTTGGCAATATAAAGTCAAGCAGCTAGCATGTTTAGGGTTGACTTCATGCtccattttctctcttgcactcaattttatttgttttttcttttttttaacactggGGTATTAGAGGTCCAAAGAAAGAGGTGGTGGGACAAGCTCAGTGTGTGGGGTGGCTCAACTACGCTGACAGTGTGGCTGGTGTGTGGAGGAGTGAAATCCGTTTGCCAAATCCCTACAAAAACCTCCAAGCTGGTATTAGTCTTTTTATGAACAATGACCACAGCCCATTCCAGGGGGAACCTGCCAGATGACTGCTTCAGTTCCCTGTGTTAGGGGAGTCCCAGGAGCTTGCTGGCATGAAGGGGCAGTTGGGTGTGTAGTGCTAACCTGTGTGTATTTCTCTCATTTCCCTTTCTAGAAGAGATTGAAGTGGACGTTGAAAGCACAGAGTTCTCCCATGGAGAAGTGGACAATATCAGCACAACCAGCATCAGTGACATTGATGATCACAGCAGCTTGCAGAGTATTGGGAGTGATGAGGGTTACTCCAGCGCCAGTGTCAAGCTCTCGTTTGCTTCCTAGAACCAAGTGAGACAACAGTGCAGGGTGAATGATTTCACTGGGATGATCAAACTGGGTCCTAGATGCCAGTATCCTCTTTCAGAATTGACATATTGACAGCTAGGCCTGGAGAGACCTGTATATAGAGCTTTTTGGGTGAAGGAAGCCTCCCCAGAAACCCATATTTGTTCATTTGGTCATGTTACCAATCCCAATTTCTGCTGGCAAAAAGTTAGGCCAAATACTAGTCCCTTTGCAGTCAATGAAATCCGTTTGTTTCTGTGGGACCTGGATCTAGACCTTAGTGATGAAACACtttgttttgaatttatttgaaattgtttGAAAGAGGATACTAGAAACTCATCCCTCTCTTTCTGTCATGAGATCTGAGAAATGTCAAAATTTCTTACACCGCATTCAGATTGAACAACCTAATTTAGGCCCTTCTGAAGAGCTT
The nucleotide sequence above comes from Molothrus ater isolate BHLD 08-10-18 breed brown headed cowbird chromosome 8, BPBGC_Mater_1.1, whole genome shotgun sequence. Encoded proteins:
- the MXI1 gene encoding max-interacting protein 1 isoform X1, translated to MGKRGRPRREPRSEPRSAGAGGGARCPLGDICNTSPAAGMDTFLYNVQVLLEAASYLERIEKENKKCEHGYASTFPSVPSPGLQDPKPTRRLSRARKYSGSGSIASIATRSTHNELEKNRRAHLRLCLERLKVLIPLGPDCTRHTTLGLLNKAKAHIKKLEEAERRSQHQLENLEREQRFLKRRLEQLQGPQEIERIRMDSIGSTISSDHSDSEREEIEVDVESTEFSHGEVDNISTTSISDIDDHSSLQSIGSDEGYSSASVKLSFAS
- the MXI1 gene encoding max-interacting protein 1 isoform X2, with protein sequence MEQVQMINIQRLLEAAEYLERRERECEHGYASTFPSVPSPGLQDPKPTRRLSRARKYSGSGSIASIATRSTHNELEKNRRAHLRLCLERLKVLIPLGPDCTRHTTLGLLNKAKAHIKKLEEAERRSQHQLENLEREQRFLKRRLEQLQGPQEIERIRMDSIGSTISSDHSDSEREEIEVDVESTEFSHGEVDNISTTSISDIDDHSSLQSIGSDEGYSSASVKLSFAS